From a single Lolium rigidum isolate FL_2022 chromosome 7, APGP_CSIRO_Lrig_0.1, whole genome shotgun sequence genomic region:
- the LOC124674523 gene encoding subtilisin-like protease, whose product MESFKLCLLAFLLPFLFLALVATGETGDELSTYVIHVQPQESHLFGTSDDRKAFHQSFLPEHGRLLHSYHHVASGFAARLTRRELDAIAAMPGFLAAVPNVIYHVQTTHTPQFLGLNTDLGTRNLSVGLGDGVIVGVLDTGIFPDHPSFSGAGMPLPPAKWKGRCDFNGSACNNKLIGARSFISGSSPGTPPTDEEGHGTHTSSTAAGALVPGAQVLGQASGVASGMAPRAHLAMYKVCDDFGCASVDILAGIDAAVSDGCDVISMSLGGESLPFYQDSIAVGTFAAAEKGIFVSMAAGNSGPLNSTLSNEAPWMLTVAAGTMDRLILSKVILGNGVSFDGESVYQPNTSSSAVPLVYAGASSTPFAQFCGNGSLDGFDVKGKIVLCERGNNVARIDKGAEVLRAGGAAMILTNQFIDGYSTLADAHVLPASHVSYAAGVAIKNYINSTANPTAQISFGGTVLGTSPAPAITSFSSRGPSIQNPGILKPDITGPGVSVLAAWPFQVGPPRFDFRPTFNIISGTSMSTPHLSGIAALIKSKHPDWSPAAIKSAIMTTADFNDRSGAPILNEQHKPADLFATGAGFVNPEKAVDPGLVYDMYNDGYIGYLCGLYTNRECSVIARRPVDCSAVAVIPQSALNYPSISVAFVKDWNPLAPVVVERTVKNVGEATAMYRAEVDMPAGSAVNVTVTPNVLWFGGKVQMQKFKVLVFPIKDSATAVQGAIRWVSDTHTVRSPVSATFPSH is encoded by the coding sequence ATGGAAAGCTTCAAGCTCTGCTTGCTGGCCTTCCTtctccccttcctcttcctcgccctTGTCGCCACCGGAGAGACCGGAGACGAGCTTAGCACGTACGTCATCCACGTGCAGCCCCAGGAGAGCCACCTGTTCGGCACGTCCGACGACCGGAAGGCGTTTCACCAGTCCTTCCTCCCAGAGCACGGCCGTCTGCTTCACTCGTACCACCATGTCGCTAGCGGCTTCGCAGCCCGGCTGACGCGGCGCGAGCTCGACGCGATCGCTGCCATGCCCGGGTTCCTCGCCGCGGTGCCGAACGTGATCTACCATGTGCAGACGACGCACACTCCACAGTTCCTCGGGCTGAACACGGACCTGGGCACGAGGAACCTCTCCGTcgggttgggcgacggcgtcaTCGTCGGGGTGCTCGACACTGGCATCTTCCCCGACCACCCCTCCTTCAGCGGCGCAGgcatgccgctgccgccggccaagTGGAAGGGCAGGTGCGACTTCAACGGCTCCGCATGCAACAACAAGCTGATCGGCGCCCGGAGCTTCATCAGTGGCAGCAGCCCCGGCACCCCGCCGACGGACGAGGAAGGCCACGGCACACACACGTCGAGCACCGCGGCGGGAGCCCTCGTGCCGGGCGCTCAGGTGCTCGGTCAGGCCAGCGGCGTGGCGTCCGGTATGGCGCCACGCGCGCACTTAGCCATGTACAAGGTCTGCGATGACTTTGGCTGCGCCAGCGTCGACATCCTCGCGGGCATCGACGCTGCCGTGTCTGACGGCTGCGACGTCATATCCATGTCGCTGGGCGGGGAGTCGCTGCCGTTCTACCAAGACAGCATCGCTGTCGGCACGTTCGCCGCCGCGGAGAAGGGGATATTTGTCAGCATGGCAGCCGGAAACTCCGGTCCACTCAACAGCACGCTGTCGAATGAGGCGCCCTGGATGCTCACCGTAGCCGCCGGCACAATGGACCGTCTGATCCTCTCCAAGGTGATCCTCGGAAACGGCGTTTCCTTCGACGGCGAGTCCGTCTACCAGCCAAACACCTCGTCGTCCGCTGTCCCGTTGGTCTACGCCGGCGCGAGCTCGACACCTTTCGCCCAGTTCTGTGGCAACGGCTCACTGGATGGCTTCGACGTCAAGGGCAAGATCGTGCTCTGCGAGCGGGGGAACAACGTCGCGAGGATTGATAAGGGAGCCGAGGTGCTGAGAGCAGGAGGCGCCGCCATGATTCTGACCAACCAGTTCATCGACGGCTACAGCACACTCGCTGACGCGCACGTGCTCCCAGCCTCGCACGTCAGCTACGCCGCCGGAGTGGCGATTAAAAACTACATCAATTCTACCGCAAACCCGACGGCCCAGATCTCATTCGGAGGCACGGTCCTCGgcacgtcgccggcgccggcaaTCACCTCCTTCTCCTCCCGTGGCCCCAGCATCCAGAACCCCGGCATTCTGAAGCCCGACATCACGGGCCCCGGCGTCAGCGTTCTCGCGGCGTGGCCGTTTCAGGTCGGCCCTCCAAGGTTCGACTTCCGGCCGACCTTCAACATCATCTCCGGGACTTCCATGTCCACGCCGCACCTCAGCGGCATCGCCGCGCTGATCAAGAGCAAGCACCCAGACTGGTCGCCCGCGGCGATCAAGTCCGCCATAATGACCACCGCCGACTTCAATGACCGCTCTGGCGCACCGATTCTCAACGAGCAGCATAAGCCAGCCGACTTATTCGCCACCGGAGCCGGCTTCGTCAATCCGGAGAAGGCCGTGGACCCTGGCCTGGTCTACGACATGTACAACGATGGCTACATCGGCTACCTCTGCGGGCTGTACACTAATCGGGAGTGCTCGGTGATCGCGCGCCGCCCAGTGGACTGCAGTGCCGTGGCGGTGATCCCGCAGTCCGCGCTGAACTACCCGTCAATATCGGTGGCGTTCGTGAAGGATTGGAACCCGTTGGCTCCGGTGGTAGTCGAGCGCACGGTGAAGAACGTcggggaggcgacggcgatgtACCGCGCCGAGGTCGACATGCCGGCGGGAAGCGCCGTGAACGTCACCGTTACGCCGAACGTGCTCTGGTTCGGCGGTAAGGTCCAGATGCAGAAATTCAAGGTGCTCGTGTTCCCGATCAAGGACAGCGCCACGGCGGTGCAGGGCGCCATCCGGTGGGTGTCAGACACGCACACCGTGAGGAGTCCCGTCTCGGCCACCTTCCCGTCACACTAG